A single genomic interval of Pontibacter deserti harbors:
- the ctlX gene encoding citrulline utilization hydrolase CtlX, translating into MKQTTDTILMIEPTNFCYNPDAAETNKFQKQAEGLAPTEVQERALQEFRQMVQQLQQAGIEVNVIRDVESSCTPDSIFPNNWFSTHQTGQLVTYPMAPANRRGERRQDIIDLLMQKYGYREHVKLEYFEELPEPKFLEGTGSMILDRVNKIAYAALSPRTELEPLQEFCNRLKYKPVTFRAYGPTGELIYHTNVMMCLGDTFAVIGMDVVDAQDREKLRQQLESTGKEIIALTASQTHHHFAGNMLQLRNKQNETILVMSEAAYNSLTDEQLSKLRRHKDHLLFFPIHLIEQCGGGSVRCMIAEIYKPEQV; encoded by the coding sequence ATGAAGCAGACCACGGACACCATTTTGATGATCGAGCCGACAAACTTCTGCTATAACCCGGATGCTGCTGAAACTAACAAATTCCAGAAGCAGGCAGAAGGCTTAGCTCCAACAGAAGTACAGGAGAGGGCACTTCAGGAATTCAGGCAGATGGTGCAGCAGCTACAGCAGGCGGGCATTGAAGTAAATGTGATTCGCGATGTAGAAAGCTCCTGCACACCTGATTCTATTTTTCCGAATAACTGGTTCTCCACACACCAAACCGGCCAATTGGTAACCTACCCAATGGCTCCTGCTAACCGCCGTGGCGAGCGCAGACAAGACATTATTGACTTACTGATGCAAAAGTATGGCTACCGTGAGCATGTAAAACTAGAATATTTTGAAGAGTTACCTGAGCCAAAATTTCTGGAGGGCACCGGAAGTATGATCTTGGACAGGGTGAACAAAATTGCATACGCTGCTTTATCTCCCAGAACAGAACTTGAGCCACTACAGGAATTTTGCAACAGGCTGAAGTATAAACCGGTAACCTTCCGTGCTTATGGCCCGACGGGTGAACTCATTTACCACACTAATGTGATGATGTGCTTAGGCGATACGTTTGCTGTTATTGGGATGGATGTAGTAGATGCACAGGACCGGGAGAAGCTGCGTCAGCAACTTGAAAGTACCGGAAAAGAAATCATCGCACTTACCGCAAGCCAAACCCACCACCATTTTGCTGGGAACATGCTGCAACTGCGCAATAAACAAAATGAAACTATACTTGTGATGTCCGAAGCAGCTTATAATTCCCTTACAGATGAACAGCTAAGCAAACTTAGAAGACACAAAGACCACCTGCTATTCTTCCCGATACATTTAATTGAGCAGTGTGGCGGGGGTAGTGTGCGCTGCATGATTGCGGAAATCTATAAACCTGAACAAGTATAA
- the metF gene encoding methylenetetrahydrofolate reductase [NAD(P)H] has translation MKVTDHFKNANGKTLFTFEILPPLKGENMKTLFSHIDPLMEFKPPFIDVTYHREEYVYKQRENGLLEKRTTRKRPGTVGICAAIQNHYKVDTVPHLICGGFNKEETENALIDLHFLGIDNVLVLRGDCVKSEQRFLPEPGGHNYASELIGQVVDMNNGCYLDDEQTFHNPTDFCIGVAGYPEKHFEAPNLKSDLRWLKKKIELGAEYIVTQMFFDNQKYFDFVNRCREEGINVPIIPGLKPMTTKSQLTLLPSLFHIEIPCDLADAIEACPDNKAAAQVGVEWAIKQSKELMEFGVPCLHYYSMGKSESVRKVAEALF, from the coding sequence ATGAAAGTAACGGATCACTTCAAAAATGCCAACGGCAAAACGCTGTTCACTTTTGAGATACTGCCTCCGCTGAAGGGCGAGAACATGAAAACCCTGTTCAGCCACATAGACCCGCTGATGGAGTTTAAGCCGCCGTTTATCGACGTGACCTACCATCGCGAAGAGTATGTATATAAACAGCGCGAGAATGGATTACTGGAGAAGCGCACCACACGCAAGCGCCCTGGTACGGTAGGCATATGTGCGGCTATTCAAAATCATTACAAAGTAGACACAGTGCCCCACCTTATTTGCGGAGGCTTCAATAAAGAAGAAACAGAGAATGCGCTGATAGACCTGCACTTTCTTGGTATAGACAATGTATTGGTGCTACGCGGTGATTGTGTAAAGAGTGAGCAACGTTTTCTTCCGGAGCCTGGCGGGCACAATTATGCGTCAGAGCTTATCGGGCAGGTGGTAGATATGAACAACGGTTGCTATTTGGATGATGAGCAGACATTTCATAACCCTACAGACTTCTGCATTGGCGTGGCCGGATATCCTGAAAAGCACTTCGAGGCACCTAACCTGAAGTCGGACTTGCGCTGGTTGAAAAAGAAAATTGAACTGGGCGCGGAATACATCGTAACGCAGATGTTTTTCGACAACCAGAAGTATTTTGACTTTGTGAACCGCTGCCGCGAAGAAGGTATAAATGTGCCGATTATTCCGGGTTTAAAGCCGATGACCACGAAGTCTCAGCTAACCTTACTGCCAAGCCTGTTCCATATCGAAATACCTTGCGATTTAGCCGATGCCATTGAGGCCTGCCCGGATAACAAAGCGGCTGCTCAGGTGGGCGTAGAGTGGGCTATCAAGCAATCGAAAGAACTGATGGAATTTGGTGTGCCGTGCCTGCACTACTACTCTATGGGCAAGTCAGAATCGGTGCGCAAAGTGGCCGAAGCTTTATTTTAA
- the metH gene encoding methionine synthase translates to MTKTHPIYQQLKERVLVLDGAMGTMIQRYQLQEADFRGERFKDHPSDLKGNNDLLSITRPDIIKTIHTEYLEAGADIIETNTFSGTSIAMADYHLEHLVYELNYESAKIAREAADEIQAKNPSHKRFVAGAIGPTNRTASLSPDVNNPGYRAITFDQLVEAYYEQVRGLVDGGSDLLLVETVFDTLNCKAALFAIQQFVNDGGKELPIMVSGTITDASGRTLSGQTVEAFYNSISHAPILSVGFNCALGARQLKTHIQELSRISDCYISAYPNAGLPNAFGGYDETAQQMGAIVEEYLKEGLVNILGGCCGTTPVHTKVIADLVRKYKPHTPTPVAPLPRYSGLEPLTITPESLFVNVGERTNVTGSKMFARLIVNGQFEEALAVARQQVEGGAQIIDVNMDEGMLDSEQAMTNFLNLIASEPDIAKLPIMIDSSKWSVIEAGLKCVQGKSIVNSISLKEGEEAFKKLARKVRQYGAAVVVMAFDEQGQADTLERRKEICERSYRILVDEVGFPPQDIIFDPNILAIATGIEEHNNYAVDYIEVVKWIKANLPHALVSGGVSNLSFSFRGNDIVREAMHTVFLYYAVQAGMDMGIVNAGMLGVYSEIPTELRDLIEDVIFNRHPDATEKLVTYAETIKGKGKTAAGADNAWRDAPVEERLKHALVKGIVDYIEEDTEVARQQATKTLDVIEGPLMAGMTVVGDLFGAGKMFLPQVVKSARVMKKSVAYLLPFMEQEKLASDTSKSTAGTILMATVKGDVHDIGKNIVGVVLACNNYEVIDLGVMVQLDKILSEAEAHKVDILGLSGLITPSLDEMVYVAQEMERRGMKIPLLIGGATTSRVHTAVKIAPQYSGPVVHVHDASRSVTVVSSLLGSEREAYIAEIKAEYEKLREDHLGRTKDRAFASIEEARANKYKVDWNTTKPVKPSFIGNKTYTNYPLSEIVPYIDWTPFFHTWELKRQYPKILTDPDLGTEATKLFNDAQAMLQEIVDKQLLEARAVVGFYPANVEADDTIEVYADDSRGNVLTEFHTLRQQGKKGANVPNLAFSDFVAPKETGVPDYIGGFVVSAGFGIEKLIEKYEAEHDDYKSIMVKALADRLAEAFAELMHAKVRKELWGYAPEENLSNEDLIKENYKGIRPAPGYPGCPDHTEKITLFNLLDAERTSGVILTENLAMYPAASVSGLYFSHPESKYFGLGKIGEDQVADIAQRKGMAKEELERWLSPNLNYEPKPVAQQAV, encoded by the coding sequence ATGACCAAAACACATCCGATCTACCAGCAGCTTAAAGAGCGCGTACTTGTGCTTGATGGCGCCATGGGCACCATGATCCAGCGTTACCAGCTACAGGAAGCTGATTTCCGCGGCGAGCGCTTTAAAGATCACCCCTCCGACCTGAAAGGAAACAACGACCTGCTTTCTATTACTAGGCCCGATATCATCAAGACCATCCATACAGAGTACCTAGAGGCTGGTGCCGATATTATCGAGACCAATACGTTCAGCGGAACAAGTATAGCCATGGCCGACTATCACCTGGAGCACCTGGTGTATGAGCTTAACTATGAATCTGCGAAGATAGCCCGTGAAGCTGCAGATGAGATACAAGCCAAGAATCCTTCGCACAAACGCTTTGTAGCTGGTGCCATTGGCCCGACTAACCGTACGGCTTCGCTTTCTCCGGATGTAAACAACCCTGGTTACCGTGCCATTACCTTTGATCAATTGGTTGAGGCATACTATGAGCAGGTGCGTGGTTTGGTAGATGGTGGTTCTGATCTGCTGCTGGTAGAAACCGTTTTTGATACGTTAAACTGTAAGGCTGCCCTTTTTGCGATACAGCAATTTGTAAATGATGGCGGCAAAGAACTGCCGATCATGGTTTCCGGAACTATAACCGATGCCAGCGGCCGTACCTTGTCTGGACAGACTGTAGAAGCCTTCTATAACTCCATCTCACATGCACCTATACTTAGCGTGGGCTTTAACTGTGCATTAGGTGCTCGTCAGCTGAAAACACACATCCAGGAGTTATCAAGAATATCAGACTGTTACATCAGCGCTTACCCGAATGCCGGTTTGCCAAATGCATTTGGCGGCTACGACGAAACAGCCCAGCAAATGGGGGCAATTGTAGAAGAATACCTGAAAGAGGGATTAGTAAATATACTAGGTGGTTGTTGTGGCACTACGCCAGTACATACCAAAGTAATTGCAGACTTGGTGCGAAAGTATAAACCGCACACTCCCACTCCGGTAGCTCCACTCCCACGCTACAGCGGCCTCGAGCCCCTTACCATTACCCCCGAAAGCCTTTTTGTGAATGTCGGTGAACGTACCAATGTTACTGGCTCCAAGATGTTTGCACGCCTTATAGTTAACGGACAGTTTGAAGAAGCTTTGGCAGTTGCCCGTCAGCAGGTAGAAGGTGGCGCACAAATCATAGACGTGAACATGGACGAAGGTATGCTCGATTCGGAGCAGGCCATGACCAACTTCCTGAACCTGATCGCTTCCGAACCTGACATTGCCAAACTGCCTATCATGATCGACTCTTCGAAATGGAGCGTGATAGAAGCCGGGTTGAAATGTGTGCAGGGCAAATCTATCGTTAACTCTATCAGCTTAAAAGAAGGAGAAGAAGCCTTTAAGAAATTAGCTCGTAAAGTACGCCAGTATGGTGCCGCTGTAGTGGTGATGGCATTTGACGAACAGGGACAGGCCGATACGTTGGAGCGCAGAAAAGAGATCTGCGAACGCTCTTACCGCATACTGGTAGACGAAGTTGGCTTCCCGCCACAGGACATTATTTTTGACCCGAACATCCTGGCGATTGCCACAGGTATAGAAGAGCATAACAACTATGCGGTAGATTATATCGAGGTTGTAAAATGGATAAAAGCGAACCTGCCGCATGCCCTGGTAAGCGGTGGTGTAAGTAATTTGTCGTTCTCGTTCCGGGGCAATGATATTGTGCGTGAAGCGATGCACACCGTATTTCTATACTATGCCGTGCAGGCAGGTATGGACATGGGTATTGTGAATGCGGGTATGCTGGGTGTGTACAGTGAAATACCAACCGAGCTGCGCGACCTGATCGAAGATGTGATCTTTAACCGCCACCCGGATGCCACTGAAAAGCTGGTTACTTACGCGGAAACTATAAAAGGCAAAGGCAAGACAGCCGCCGGAGCCGATAATGCCTGGCGCGATGCCCCTGTGGAAGAGCGCCTGAAGCATGCCTTGGTAAAAGGTATAGTTGACTACATAGAAGAAGACACCGAAGTCGCTCGTCAGCAGGCAACCAAAACGCTGGATGTGATTGAAGGGCCGCTGATGGCAGGTATGACCGTTGTTGGTGATTTATTTGGTGCTGGTAAAATGTTCCTGCCGCAGGTAGTAAAGAGTGCACGTGTAATGAAAAAGTCGGTGGCGTACCTGTTGCCGTTTATGGAGCAGGAGAAGCTGGCTTCCGATACGTCTAAATCAACCGCAGGTACTATACTTATGGCTACTGTGAAGGGCGACGTGCACGACATCGGCAAGAACATTGTGGGCGTAGTGCTGGCCTGTAACAACTACGAAGTAATAGACCTGGGCGTGATGGTGCAGCTGGATAAGATTTTGTCCGAAGCTGAAGCGCACAAGGTAGATATCCTTGGTTTGAGTGGACTTATCACACCTTCATTGGATGAAATGGTATACGTAGCGCAGGAAATGGAACGCCGCGGCATGAAGATTCCTTTGTTAATTGGTGGAGCTACAACTTCAAGAGTACACACTGCCGTGAAAATTGCACCGCAGTATAGTGGCCCCGTAGTACACGTGCATGATGCCTCCAGAAGTGTAACCGTAGTGAGCAGCCTGTTGGGCAGTGAGCGTGAAGCTTACATAGCCGAGATTAAAGCAGAGTATGAGAAATTGCGTGAAGACCACCTAGGCCGAACCAAAGACCGTGCTTTTGCAAGTATAGAAGAAGCCCGCGCCAACAAGTATAAAGTAGACTGGAATACAACGAAACCTGTTAAACCAAGCTTTATCGGCAACAAAACATACACCAATTACCCGCTTTCGGAGATCGTGCCATACATCGACTGGACACCTTTCTTCCATACCTGGGAGCTGAAGCGGCAATACCCGAAAATCCTGACAGATCCGGATTTGGGCACAGAAGCAACCAAACTGTTTAACGATGCGCAGGCAATGCTGCAGGAGATTGTGGATAAGCAATTACTGGAAGCCCGTGCTGTAGTTGGTTTCTACCCTGCCAACGTGGAAGCAGATGATACGATTGAAGTATATGCCGATGATTCACGTGGAAACGTGCTGACGGAGTTCCATACGTTGAGGCAGCAGGGCAAGAAAGGAGCTAACGTACCAAACCTGGCTTTCTCAGATTTTGTGGCTCCGAAAGAAACTGGCGTGCCCGATTACATCGGCGGATTTGTGGTGTCGGCTGGTTTTGGTATCGAGAAGTTGATAGAGAAATATGAAGCTGAGCATGATGACTATAAATCCATCATGGTAAAAGCTTTGGCCGACCGTTTAGCGGAAGCTTTTGCGGAACTGATGCATGCTAAAGTTAGGAAAGAACTTTGGGGTTATGCACCGGAAGAAAATCTGAGTAACGAAGACCTGATCAAAGAGAACTATAAAGGCATACGTCCAGCACCAGGCTATCCTGGTTGCCCAGACCATACCGAAAAAATCACACTGTTTAACCTGTTGGATGCTGAAAGAACCTCTGGGGTTATACTTACCGAAAACCTAGCGATGTACCCGGCGGCCTCGGTGAGCGGTTTATACTTCTCGCATCCGGAATCGAAGTACTTTGGGTTGGGTAAAATTGGTGAAGACCAGGTAGCAGATATCGCACAGCGCAAAGGTATGGCCAAAGAGGAACTGGAGCGCTGGCTATCCCCGAACCTGAACTACGAGCCAAAGCCGGTAGCGCAGCAGGCGGTGTAG
- the rpmA gene encoding 50S ribosomal protein L27: MAHKKGAGSSNNGRESHSKRLGVKIYGGQDIIAGNIIVRQRGTAHHPGKNVGMGKDHTLFALIDGKVEFKKSVKNRSYVSVIPNVVAEA; the protein is encoded by the coding sequence ATGGCACACAAAAAAGGAGCTGGTAGTTCTAACAACGGTCGTGAGTCGCACTCAAAACGACTTGGTGTTAAGATTTATGGTGGCCAGGACATTATCGCTGGTAACATCATTGTAAGACAAAGAGGTACTGCACACCACCCAGGTAAGAACGTGGGTATGGGTAAAGACCACACTTTGTTCGCACTTATTGATGGCAAAGTAGAATTTAAGAAAAGCGTTAAGAACCGTTCTTACGTTTCTGTAATTCCTAACGTAGTAGCAGAAGCTTAA
- the rplU gene encoding 50S ribosomal protein L21 has translation MYAIVEIAGQQTKVESGKFIYANKLSGNEGDAVEFANVLLTDDNGTITLGAPFVSGVKVVGKILGNVRGEKIRVFKKKRRKGYRKSRGYRSDYTKVLIESIG, from the coding sequence ATGTACGCAATTGTAGAAATCGCAGGTCAACAGACCAAAGTAGAGAGCGGTAAGTTCATCTACGCTAACAAGCTTTCCGGCAATGAAGGTGACGCCGTTGAGTTCGCCAATGTTCTTCTTACAGATGATAACGGAACCATTACCTTAGGTGCTCCATTCGTAAGCGGTGTTAAAGTGGTTGGTAAAATCCTTGGCAACGTTAGAGGCGAGAAAATCCGTGTTTTCAAGAAGAAGAGAAGAAAAGGGTATAGAAAGTCGAGAGGTTATCGTTCTGACTATACTAAAGTTCTGATCGAGAGCATTGGATAA
- a CDS encoding ribonucleoside-diphosphate reductase small subunit, which yields MEPILQENPNRFVLFPIQHDEVWQMYKKAEASFWTAEEIDLSQDLKDWENLNDGERHFISHVLAFFAASDGIVNENLAINFMQEVQLPEARCFYGFQIMMENIHSETYSLLIDTYIKKQSEKDYLFNALETVPCVKKKGEWALKWINSENFVERLVAFAAVEGIFFSGSFCSIFWLKKRGLMPGLTFSNELISRDEGLHCDFACLLYSMLQNKLSEERIHTIIRDAVSIEQEFVTDALPVDLIGMNAKLMSQYIEFVADRLLVALGYSKIYNAANPFDFMEMISLQGKTNFFEKRVGEYQKAGVLGDKDKNVFSLDEDF from the coding sequence ATGGAGCCAATATTACAAGAAAACCCAAACCGCTTTGTACTGTTTCCGATTCAGCATGATGAGGTATGGCAGATGTATAAAAAGGCTGAAGCCAGCTTTTGGACTGCAGAAGAGATCGACCTTAGCCAGGACCTGAAAGACTGGGAAAACCTGAACGATGGCGAGCGTCACTTTATCAGCCACGTGCTTGCATTCTTTGCCGCATCAGATGGCATCGTGAATGAGAACCTGGCGATAAACTTTATGCAGGAAGTACAGCTACCGGAAGCGCGTTGTTTCTATGGTTTCCAGATCATGATGGAGAATATTCACTCCGAAACATACTCGCTCCTGATCGACACTTATATAAAGAAGCAGTCTGAAAAGGATTATCTCTTCAATGCGCTGGAGACCGTGCCATGTGTAAAGAAAAAAGGCGAGTGGGCACTCAAGTGGATCAACAGCGAGAACTTTGTTGAAAGACTGGTTGCCTTTGCAGCTGTAGAGGGTATTTTCTTCTCCGGTTCTTTCTGCTCTATTTTCTGGTTGAAAAAGCGTGGCTTAATGCCAGGCCTGACCTTCTCTAATGAGCTTATCTCCAGAGACGAAGGTTTGCATTGCGATTTTGCCTGCCTGCTTTACTCTATGCTGCAGAACAAGCTTTCTGAAGAGCGAATCCATACTATTATCAGGGATGCAGTAAGTATAGAGCAGGAATTTGTGACAGATGCGCTGCCGGTTGACCTGATCGGTATGAATGCAAAACTGATGAGCCAGTACATTGAGTTTGTGGCTGACAGACTACTAGTAGCACTTGGCTACAGCAAGATCTACAATGCTGCTAACCCATTCGACTTTATGGAAATGATCTCGCTGCAGGGCAAGACCAACTTCTTCGAGAAACGTGTAGGCGAATACCAGAAAGCAGGTGTACTAGGCGACAAAGACAAAAATGTTTTTTCGCTGGACGAAGACTTTTAA
- a CDS encoding ribonucleoside-diphosphate reductase subunit alpha: protein MLVVKRDGRRESVKFDKITARIEKLCYGLHADYVSPIEVAKKVIDGIYDGVTTVELDNLAAETAASLTTKHPDYAVLAARIAISNLHKVTSKSFSNTMKRLYTYTDPKTGENASLLAKDVYEIIRKHAATLDSTIIYDRDYNYDYFGYKTLERSYLLRLDGKIVERPQHMLMRVAVGIHKDDIEAAIETYNLMSEKWFTHATPTLFNAGTPKPQLSSCFLLAMKDDSIPGIYDTLKQCAQISQSAGGIGLSIHNIRATGSYIKGTNGTSNGIIPMLKVFNDTARYVDQGGGKRKGAFAIYLEPWHADIFDFLELKKNHGKEENRARDLFYALWTPDLFMKRVEENGDWSLFCPNEAPGLAECWGKDFERLYEKYEREGRARKTVKAQDLWFHILESQIETGTPYMLYKDAANSKSNQQNLGTIKSSNLCTEIMEYTDENEVAVCNLASLALPRYVKDNGNHKVFDHQKLFDVTYHVTLNLNKVIDINYYPVEEARNSNMRHRPIGLGVQGLADTFIALRMPFESEEAKRLNEDIFETIYFASMTASKDLAKKQGAYETFKGSPLSKGQFQFDMWGVTPKSGRWDWEELRKEVMEHGVRNSLLLAPMPTASTAQILGNNESFEPYTSNIYLRRVLSGEFMVVNKHLLKDLIALGLWNDKMKQDIIAANGSVQDIPNIPQNIKDLYKTVWEISQRTVIDMSADRGAYICQSQSLNLHVMNVNFGKLTSMHFHAWKRGLKTGMYYLRTKAAVDAIKFTVEKQAAETLSPVYNQDQNRSDMACSLDNPDACEACGS from the coding sequence ATGTTAGTTGTTAAAAGAGACGGTCGCCGCGAATCCGTTAAATTCGACAAGATCACTGCACGCATCGAGAAGCTGTGCTATGGCTTACATGCTGATTATGTATCGCCGATTGAAGTTGCCAAGAAAGTAATTGATGGTATTTATGATGGCGTAACCACTGTTGAGCTGGACAACTTGGCTGCTGAAACAGCGGCATCGCTTACTACCAAGCACCCGGATTACGCGGTACTGGCAGCACGTATTGCTATCTCTAACCTGCACAAGGTTACCAGCAAGTCGTTCTCCAACACCATGAAGCGCCTGTATACTTACACCGACCCTAAAACCGGAGAGAATGCATCGCTGCTGGCGAAAGATGTGTATGAGATCATCCGTAAGCACGCCGCTACACTTGACTCTACAATCATTTACGACCGCGACTATAACTACGACTACTTCGGCTATAAAACACTGGAACGCTCTTACCTACTGCGTTTAGATGGTAAGATTGTAGAGCGCCCGCAGCACATGCTGATGCGTGTGGCCGTTGGTATACACAAAGATGACATTGAAGCTGCTATCGAGACATACAACCTGATGTCGGAGAAGTGGTTTACACATGCTACGCCTACCTTATTTAACGCCGGTACACCTAAGCCTCAGCTTTCTTCGTGCTTCCTGCTGGCCATGAAGGACGACAGCATACCAGGTATTTACGATACCCTGAAGCAGTGTGCGCAGATCTCACAAAGTGCCGGCGGTATTGGTCTGAGCATTCATAACATCCGTGCAACAGGTTCTTACATAAAAGGTACAAACGGTACATCCAACGGTATCATCCCGATGCTGAAGGTGTTTAATGATACGGCCCGCTACGTAGACCAGGGCGGTGGTAAGCGCAAAGGTGCTTTCGCTATTTACCTGGAGCCTTGGCATGCCGATATCTTTGATTTCCTGGAACTGAAGAAGAACCACGGTAAAGAAGAGAACCGTGCCAGAGATTTATTCTATGCCCTTTGGACACCAGACCTGTTTATGAAGCGTGTGGAAGAAAACGGTGACTGGAGCCTGTTCTGCCCGAACGAAGCACCTGGCCTTGCCGAGTGTTGGGGTAAAGACTTTGAGCGCCTGTACGAGAAGTATGAGCGTGAAGGCCGTGCCCGCAAAACGGTAAAAGCACAGGACCTATGGTTCCATATACTGGAGTCGCAGATAGAAACCGGTACCCCATACATGCTGTATAAAGATGCCGCTAACAGCAAGAGTAACCAGCAGAACCTGGGAACTATAAAAAGCTCGAACCTGTGCACCGAAATTATGGAGTACACCGACGAGAACGAAGTAGCTGTTTGTAACCTTGCATCGCTGGCCCTGCCGCGTTACGTGAAAGATAACGGCAACCATAAAGTATTCGACCACCAGAAGCTGTTTGATGTAACTTACCACGTTACGCTTAACCTGAACAAGGTAATTGACATTAACTATTACCCGGTAGAGGAAGCACGCAACTCTAACATGCGCCACAGACCTATTGGTTTGGGTGTGCAGGGTTTAGCAGATACATTCATCGCGCTGCGTATGCCATTCGAGAGCGAAGAAGCGAAGCGCCTGAACGAAGATATCTTCGAGACGATCTACTTTGCATCCATGACGGCTTCTAAAGACCTGGCTAAGAAACAAGGTGCTTACGAAACATTTAAAGGCTCTCCGTTATCGAAAGGCCAGTTCCAGTTCGATATGTGGGGTGTAACGCCTAAGTCGGGTCGCTGGGACTGGGAAGAACTGCGCAAGGAAGTTATGGAGCACGGCGTACGTAACTCGCTGTTGTTAGCACCTATGCCTACAGCTTCTACAGCACAGATTTTAGGTAACAACGAATCGTTTGAGCCTTATACTTCTAACATTTACCTGCGCCGCGTACTGAGTGGCGAGTTTATGGTGGTTAACAAGCACCTGCTGAAAGATCTGATTGCGCTTGGCCTGTGGAATGACAAAATGAAGCAGGATATTATTGCAGCTAACGGCTCGGTACAGGATATCCCGAACATCCCGCAGAACATTAAGGACTTGTATAAAACAGTGTGGGAGATCAGCCAGCGTACAGTAATTGATATGAGTGCCGACCGTGGTGCTTACATTTGCCAGAGCCAGTCGCTGAACCTGCACGTAATGAACGTGAACTTCGGTAAGCTGACTTCGATGCACTTCCATGCCTGGAAGCGTGGCCTGAAAACAGGTATGTATTACCTGCGCACCAAAGCCGCTGTTGATGCCATTAAGTTTACTGTAGAGAAACAAGCCGCCGAAACCCTATCGCCAGTTTACAACCAGGACCAGAACCGCAGCGACATGGCCTGCTCACTTGATAACCCGGACGCTTGCGAAGCTTGCGGGTCGTAA
- a CDS encoding transposase, which produces MQKLAALESGKYYHIYTRGNNKETLFRHSDNYHLFLQLYRKYTAPYADTFAYCLLPNHVHFLIRIKSEDHLKPQCLTEDSTKHISVERQLAHLLNAYTKTINNRFERIGKLFQHRFGRKEVTSESYFTRLIYYIHFNPQHHNLIDDFNDWPYSSYHSILSKSKTALQREEVLEWFGDRDWYTKFHKENAADFASITPLIEEDEI; this is translated from the coding sequence ATGCAAAAGTTAGCAGCGTTAGAATCTGGCAAGTACTACCATATTTATACCCGTGGCAATAATAAAGAAACGTTATTCAGGCATTCCGATAATTACCATCTATTTCTTCAACTCTATCGGAAGTATACAGCCCCGTACGCTGATACCTTTGCCTATTGCTTGTTGCCTAACCATGTGCACTTTTTAATAAGAATTAAAAGTGAAGATCATTTGAAACCACAATGTTTAACTGAAGATTCAACAAAGCATATAAGTGTTGAGCGTCAACTGGCACATCTTCTTAATGCATATACTAAAACTATAAATAACCGGTTTGAGCGAATTGGGAAGTTATTCCAGCACCGGTTTGGTAGGAAAGAAGTAACTTCTGAATCTTATTTCACTCGGCTAATCTATTATATCCACTTTAATCCGCAGCATCACAACCTCATAGATGATTTTAATGATTGGCCCTACTCATCTTATCATAGTATTCTTTCTAAAAGTAAAACAGCCCTGCAGCGTGAAGAAGTTTTGGAGTGGTTTGGTGATAGAGATTGGTACACGAAGTTTCATAAAGAAAATGCAGCCGACTTTGCAAGTATAACTCCACTTATTGAAGAAGACGAGATCTAA
- a CDS encoding OmpA family protein, whose translation MRKTVLYMTCLLVSVMSACDDMNKKTEATHDEATEATADTAVAFENENEPDSAADGTIVDVDASGDADWNDLDMDVDMPAVNWPEFKDGDVEVRGNDKYSVYSLGENVLFDTDKAEIKKGAEANLQKISSSIAQRSKDGDIRIYGYTDAKGSAGYNEDLAKRRAEAVKNWLQKNGKIDASRISVHPVGEAKPVKSNETAAGRQQNRRVEIAVRNS comes from the coding sequence ATGAGAAAAACAGTACTTTACATGACATGCTTATTGGTGAGCGTTATGAGCGCCTGCGATGACATGAACAAGAAAACCGAAGCTACACATGATGAAGCTACAGAAGCAACTGCTGATACTGCGGTTGCCTTCGAAAATGAAAACGAACCTGACTCAGCAGCCGATGGTACCATAGTAGATGTGGATGCCAGCGGAGACGCAGACTGGAATGACCTGGATATGGACGTAGACATGCCAGCTGTAAACTGGCCTGAGTTTAAAGATGGCGACGTAGAAGTTCGTGGCAACGACAAGTATAGCGTTTACTCACTGGGCGAGAATGTCTTATTTGATACTGATAAAGCTGAGATAAAGAAAGGCGCTGAGGCTAACCTGCAGAAGATCAGTTCATCTATAGCACAGCGCAGCAAAGATGGCGATATCCGTATTTACGGTTATACCGATGCTAAAGGCAGTGCCGGTTACAACGAAGACTTGGCGAAGCGCCGTGCTGAAGCCGTAAAGAACTGGCTGCAGAAGAATGGCAAAATAGATGCCTCTCGTATTTCGGTTCACCCGGTTGGAGAAGCAAAACCAGTAAAATCTAACGAAACAGCTGCAGGCCGCCAGCAAAACCGCCGCGTAGAAATTGCCGTGCGTAACAGCTAA